Sequence from the bacterium genome:
TCGCAATCCCCTATGAGCGGGTCATATTATTCTGACTGCGGCTTATCAAAGACCGCTTCTATCAAGGGGTTTAACCCCCTTTTCCGCAAATCCCCCTTTTTAAGGGTGTTTTTATATATACCATTTTTTTGTCAGTTTGTAAAATCCATTGTCTATCAAGGGTTTCGCTCTCCCGCAAAACCCCCCTACTTTTTGACCCAAAAGAGGTTTGCGGAAATTTTCATACTATATAAAAATCCATATCCTTTGTTATCTCTCCATTACCTGCTATATCTACCTTTTTAAGGCATATCTCGCACAATCTATAATATCTGATACTATCCTCTGCTTCATTTATAATATCTTTTGTTATTTCCTGAATCTCATCCAGTTGTTCTTCATCTATTATACATTCAAAAACAGAGTACTGAACACGAGTACCATAATTTTCAAGAAATTTTGATACTTTATTCCTTCTTTTATCATCCACTATGTCATAACTTATTATTACAAACATTATTTTATCTCAAAAGGGATATATGGTTCTTTTTTAATAAGCGTATTAGCAAATTTTTCTACCTGATAGTGGATAACCTCTCTATAGTTTATTGTTTTTTCATTATATACTATTACTGTTTGCATCCGTCTTTCATAGTTCATAAGATAGTTCTTTCTCGCTTTTTCATTAAGATAAAGTCCTTCTTCTTTCTCTTCAAACTCATCTGATTTTATGACTTCTTTATTTATTAATTCTAATACCAGACGGTCAATTAGTGGCTGTCTGAATTCTTCCATTAAGTCCAGTGCAAGTGCGGGTCTTCCATATTCATTGGAATGCAGAAACCCAAGATATGGGTCAAAACCTCTCGCTGATATAGAGGAGAACAGTTCATTGGTAAGTAATGCATATCCAAAACTTAAAAGTGAGTTAACAGGGTCTTTAGGGTGTCGTGGAATCCTTTCAGTAAAATTGAAATCTTTAAGTATCATCTTACCAAAACACTCAAAATAAACTGCAGATGCCCTGCCTTCAACTCCTAAGAGAGAAGATATTTTATTTTTTCTTGGGATTTCCTCCAGTAGTATATCTAATTCTTCTATATGTTTTACAAAATCAACTTCCGGATGATTACGGAAATATTTTAATAATATGGTCTTAGCATTTCTAATCTTACCTGTAATGATGGTCTTACTTATTTCCAACTTAAATTCCTCTGAGATATAATGATTATATTGGGCTATTCTTAAAGGGACATTCTTGGATTCTACAGGAACAAGCCGACCTAAAAATTTACCATAAAGTGTAAATAAAGATGTCTCTATCCCATTTTCTAACAGAAACTTCATTGCTTGAGTGGTTAACTGGATATTTCCAAAGATAAAAACTCTTTCTATCTTAAATTCTGGTATTTCAAGTAAAACATTATCATCCTTCTCAATGACAAACTTCTTACTCTCCTTCTTAAGTTTTGCCCCCTGCTCTATAAGGAACAATGTGGACATAACCTAAACTTCTATTAATTGCGGCAGTTGAATAAATATGGGCTGGATTTTTATTGATTTACAACACTCATCCATGATAAATTTTTTAAAAAAATTTTCTATTTCTATCCAATCTTTTTCAGAAACAGGTTCATCACCGTGCGCAAGTTTTGATTTATTTCTGACAGAAAGGACATTCAGCAATTCATTCTTAAAATTTTTATAAACTTCGCCAATAGGGTCTTGCAATTCCATAAGCAGTTCATATGCATCGGTAAGCCCAATAGGAATCTCTCCATTTTCTTTTCTTTTCTGTTCCCACCTTTCTTTGTTTTTAAGTTTCTCCACACTCTTTTCAAGGTGGGATGTATCTATATCATACTGTCTCTTTAATCTTATCTGCACAAACATTTCAATTGCTCTATATATTCTTGCTACTGCATTATCATAATAACCGTTATATGCCTGCCTCTCTGCATTACAATATAAGTCAAATACTTTTTCATATCCAGTATTTTTATCCTTTTCTGTAAGTTTTAATAATATCTCCCAATGCTCTGGAAACTTCATACAATAATTTTTGAATACATCATATGCTTTCTCATATTCAAATCTATCCCAGTAGTTAAATGCTTCACACAGATAACATTTTGCGTCTATTTTTCTGTGAATTTCACTATTTACTGCTATATTTGATAAAAATTCTCTAAGTAAAAGAGAGGCAGAGTAATAAAAGTATCTTTTTATGAATAAGTCAGCCATTTTGGAAATATGTTCTGCTCTCGGTAAATCTACTGGTATCAAAGAAGGGTGAGATATACCTTTAACCTTTTCTAAATCTTCCCTTGGTCCTGTTGTAAGAGATGGTGTTACATAAAAATCCAGAGTTGCAAGCATACAAAGGACAGAAGACATTGTCTTTGTACCGCCTGTAAAATCTGCAATTATATCTTTCCCTTTTGATTTTGCCTTATCAATAGTATCTTTTGTTTTTTGATATACCTCTTCAAAACTATCAGGGTCTGCAATTTCTACTTTTTCGTATAATCCTTTATAAGAACTTTGTTTGATGATACTTTCATTACATGTATCTACTAATGGAGATGATGATTTTTTTGGAGT
This genomic interval carries:
- a CDS encoding TIGR02710 family CRISPR-associated CARF protein, coding for MSKILIITVGGSIQPIVSFIKTHGEDTDYIYFICSTGTPKKSSSPLVDTCNESIIKQSSYKGLYEKVEIADPDSFEEVYQKTKDTIDKAKSKGKDIIADFTGGTKTMSSVLCMLATLDFYVTPSLTTGPREDLEKVKGISHPSLIPVDLPRAEHISKMADLFIKRYFYYSASLLLREFLSNIAVNSEIHRKIDAKCYLCEAFNYWDRFEYEKAYDVFKNYCMKFPEHWEILLKLTEKDKNTGYEKVFDLYCNAERQAYNGYYDNAVARIYRAIEMFVQIRLKRQYDIDTSHLEKSVEKLKNKERWEQKRKENGEIPIGLTDAYELLMELQDPIGEVYKNFKNELLNVLSVRNKSKLAHGDEPVSEKDWIEIENFFKKFIMDECCKSIKIQPIFIQLPQLIEV
- the cas1 gene encoding CRISPR-associated endonuclease Cas1 — translated: MSTLFLIEQGAKLKKESKKFVIEKDDNVLLEIPEFKIERVFIFGNIQLTTQAMKFLLENGIETSLFTLYGKFLGRLVPVESKNVPLRIAQYNHYISEEFKLEISKTIITGKIRNAKTILLKYFRNHPEVDFVKHIEELDILLEEIPRKNKISSLLGVEGRASAVYFECFGKMILKDFNFTERIPRHPKDPVNSLLSFGYALLTNELFSSISARGFDPYLGFLHSNEYGRPALALDLMEEFRQPLIDRLVLELINKEVIKSDEFEEKEEGLYLNEKARKNYLMNYERRMQTVIVYNEKTINYREVIHYQVEKFANTLIKKEPYIPFEIK
- the cas2 gene encoding CRISPR-associated endonuclease Cas2 is translated as MFVIISYDIVDDKRRNKVSKFLENYGTRVQYSVFECIIDEEQLDEIQEITKDIINEAEDSIRYYRLCEICLKKVDIAGNGEITKDMDFYIV